A genomic window from Salvia hispanica cultivar TCC Black 2014 chromosome 5, UniMelb_Shisp_WGS_1.0, whole genome shotgun sequence includes:
- the LOC125188943 gene encoding NDR1/HIN1-like protein 6, which translates to MADHHKKIYPDVEAATLTRPQAPLILEKRDPSSIAMVPPRKPDRCCKCLCWTVGLLTLLLFIVGATVAVIYLVFQPKLPKYSVDNLRVSDLTLNFDMTLSARFNVRVTADNPNKKIGIYYEKGSHLSVWYKETNLCQGTIPIFYQGHQNKTVLNVALTGRNQYGTTLLNALQEQQQTGRVPLDLKINVPVSIKLGSLKLRKVRIVGTCMLIVDSLATNSLISIKASTCHFGLKL; encoded by the coding sequence atggcagACCACCACAAGAAGATATATCCGGATGTGGAAGCAGCGACGCTTACTCGGCCTCAAGCCCCACTCATACTAGAAAAAAGAGATCCATCATCAATTGCAATGGTACCACCACGCAAGCCTGACCGTTGTTGCAAATGCCTTTGCTGGACAGTTGGCCTCCTGACACTCCTGCTATTCATCGTTGGAGCCACTGTAGCCGTTATTTACCTTGTATTTCAACCCAAGCTTCCCAAATATTCAGTCGACAACCTCAGGGTATCGGATCTGACACTCAATTTCGACATGACCCTTTCTGCAAGGTTCAACGTTAGGGTCACCGCTGACAACCCCAACAAGAAGATTGGGATCTACTACGAGAAGGGAAGCCATCTTAGCGTATGGTACAAAGAAACCAACCTCTGCCAAGGAACCATCCCCATATTCTACCAGGGGCATCAAAACAAGACGGTGTTGAACGTTGCATTAACAGGGCGGAATCAGTATGGGACAACTCTGCTTAATGCATTGCAGGAGCAGCAACAAACTGGAAGGGTCCCTCTCGATCTTAAGATAAATGTGCCCGTCAGCATCAAACTTGGATCCTTGAAGCTCAGGAAGGTCAGGATAGTGGGGACCTGCATGTTGATCGTTGATAGTCTTGCTACTAATAGTTTAATCAGCATTAAAGCTAGTACTTGTCATTTTGGACTCAAACTCTGA